DNA from Musa acuminata AAA Group cultivar baxijiao chromosome BXJ1-5, Cavendish_Baxijiao_AAA, whole genome shotgun sequence:
GGATCCTTTCCTCATCATCAAAGCTAAGACGCTGGATACCTTTGAGGGTGGATTCATAGTTCTTAATGTTTGGATTCCTTCCAGCGGAAGTGTACTTGGGCTCCAAAGAACTAAATGGGGAACTTCTTTGAGAGCTTGAAACTTTACGGAAAGTCCCAGGGCTGACCTCTGCCGTGCTAGTGCGTGATAGATCTGCCTCAGAGACCATGTCTCGGCTGCTAGAATAAAAAGCTCGCCTTGAAGATCCGCTTGACTGCCCCAAATAATTTGAACCGGAAAACTACATATAGAGCTTCCATGTCAGAAGATATAGAATATGTGAAAATCAAATCATGCAAATGCAGTTGTGTCATCCATCAAACAGAAAATTTCTTATTATGAAGCCACACACTCAACAGATTACATGCTCACGTGCTAGGCCACACACTCACTTCATTGAATTAAAGACTGATCCAACATATTTTGGCATCAAAATAATAGAATATTACATTTGATGATAAAAAAACCACCATACATTAACTTTATTTCCATAGTTTGATGGTAATGAGAACCGATAAAAACATATGAAAGGAAGACTTCCGAATATACATTCAGAAAATCTGCTTGAAATGCATGAagatgaaaaaaaagaataaatcacTCACCATAGCTCCTCTAGTGGGAGAAGGATCATTGCCTAGGGAAATTTTCTGCTTCATCGAGCTCCCTGGAGGTACAGCTGGAGGTGGAACCCATGTGTGATGAAAGGGGTCCATTCCTGACCGACCACTTGTACGTCCTTCACCACCTAAAAATCAACTTGAACAGTATAAATCTCCTCCAACTTAAGATAAGTATATCTTATTGTAAAATAGCAGATATGCTACGTGACCATGAAATGTGAATTAATAACCAacataaataataaaagatatcagACAACAAGTTTGTGCATGCTCATGAGGCAAACAAGAATGATGAGAAATTGAAGAAACTAGAGGAAAGATTAGCTTCAAGAGTTCCGTAAAATTACTTAGCCAGGTCGATATAAAGACAAACGTAATAACAAGTCATAATATCTCAATTATTTGAGGTTagttacatgaatcttttgttaATTAAGTTTTACTTGGAGCAACATTTCTAGTCAAACTATAATAATCAGATCACATTTTATTGATTCTAATATAGTTTTCTCATGTCTCCTTCCCCTCCTAGCACCAACGGTCTCGATCGATTCACCTTGTCCATACTGGGTATATAAATATCCTTTAAACATGTCCACACAATCATAGACGATATTTCTTCACCTCATTCTTTATTGGAGCTAAAGTTGTTCATGATGTAAACACTACTTAATTCTAATTTTTCCCTGAACTCATTTCCATCTCAACAAGCATTAACTTTATGTACATATTTTCTAACTACACAATATTCCTACTCATAAAAGTGCATGTTCCATAACTGCCCAACATCCTActcttaaatcatcattaaactcataactgtattttttttttctaagcatGCACATAAGATCTGAAAAGGCTTATGTTGGTTGTTAGAGGCCTGATGCATCTTCCAGGGCTTGGAAtcgacaaataaaaagaaaagatttgcaTAATGCCAATTAGAAACGAAAATTATTTATTACCAACAACGATAGACAAGTACCCTACCTGACTGCCTATTATTTGCAGCAGCAGGAGCCAAGCCAGAGATAGGCCCAACTCCCGGAGCCTGAGATATGAAAAGAATATGTCTCATTTGTTCAAGAGAAAAGaggtttttaaatttaaaaatgatattttttttaactaaCAATAGCTCGTGGAGGAGCACTAGCATTCTGTGACTGCTGGCACTTCAAAATTGTCCAGTCAAAAACATAATCAAACTGGAAACCTGCATCATTAGTAAACAACCATTAACTGCAGTGTGCAAACTCAGCATCTTCTTCAGCATTGTAGATTTTGCAGCTGACGAGCAGCTGCATGAGAAGTTTATATAATGAAAAAAGATAGGAATCAACCTTCACGGATAAAAAGTTCTCTGAATAATCTCTTAAGATATGCATAATCTGGCTTATCATCAAAACGTAACGAACGACAATAATGGAAGTATGATGCAAACTCTGAAGCATAACCCTGACATAATGCCTGAGAGTAAACGAAAATTTTCCATTTAATTATAGAAAATGAGAAAAGCCGAAAAGCCAGCAACAAGTGACATAATAATAACTAACTTCAATTGATGTGGCAACTTTTCGATAACTAATTTTTTCATATTTCTGTTTCTTGGTTCCAGCTTTTAGACCCTGCCATGGGAGGCTGTAAACGAAGAATCAACAAATTCATAATAGAACATTAGAAAGCCTTAAGAAGGAAAGAAAAAGTTGGAAGACAACTAAACAGACCTTCCTTGTAAGAAGTACATAAGAACATATCCAAGAGATTCCAAATCATCCCTCCTGCTTTGCTCTTGGCAGTCAAAACCGGAAAGAAAACAGTTGGACTATAAACGTAAAATGAGGGGAAAAGGAAATGAATCACAGAGGACTCGGCTGATGCAAGAGCAACTGAGTAAAACAAGTAATAGGTAGACAATATAACTAAACAACTAATGCAAGATATTTGGCAAAATATTTGAAAAGATATATGCTCCATACCTATGCCAAGATGTGTGTTAACACTTGCATATCTTGCTGTCCCAGTCAAGTTTTTGTTCTCTCTGCAATGGTTAATAGGAAGATCAAAATGCAAAATGAGGTTCAAGTTCAAACAACATGCTAGCAGCACATGATTTGAAATCCAATAA
Protein-coding regions in this window:
- the LOC135673407 gene encoding uncharacterized protein LOC135673407 isoform X2, which codes for MAPSFLSLLFPLPLSRRPKIWVVLLGLGLNRAGATLVSECARMEPRVANKFRLGRKVGSGSFGEIFLGTNIQTNEEVAIKLENVKTKHPQLLYESKVYKILQGGTGIPNMRWFGVEGDYNVLVMDLLGPSLEDLFNFCNRKFSLKTVLMLADHMINRVEFVHSKCFLHRDIKPDNFLMGLGRRANQVYIIDFGLAKKYRDSSTYQHIPYRENKNLTGTARYASVNTHLGIEQSRRDDLESLGYVLMYFLQGSLPWQGLKAGTKKQKYEKISYRKVATSIEALCQGYASEFASYFHYCRSLRFDDKPDYAYLKRLFRELFIREGFQFDYVFDWTILKCQQSQNASAPPRAIAPGVGPISGLAPAAANNRQSGGEGRTSGRSGMDPFHHTWVPPPAVPPGSSMKQKISLGNDPSPTRGAMFSGSNYLGQSSGSSRRAFYSSSRDMVSEADLSRTSTAEVSPGTFRKVSSSQRSSPFSSLEPKYTSAGRNPNIKNYESTLKGIQRLSFDDEERIQY
- the LOC135673407 gene encoding uncharacterized protein LOC135673407 isoform X1, with the protein product MAPSFLSLLFPLPLSRRPKIWVVLLGLGLNRAGATLVSECARMEPRVANKFRLGRKVGSGSFGEIFLGTNIQTNEEVAIKLENVKTKHPQLLYESKVYKILQGGTGIPNMRWFGVEGDYNVLVMDLLGPSLEDLFNFCNRKFSLKTVLMLADHMINRVEFVHSKCFLHRDIKPDNFLMGLGRRANQVVYIIDFGLAKKYRDSSTYQHIPYRENKNLTGTARYASVNTHLGIEQSRRDDLESLGYVLMYFLQGSLPWQGLKAGTKKQKYEKISYRKVATSIEALCQGYASEFASYFHYCRSLRFDDKPDYAYLKRLFRELFIREGFQFDYVFDWTILKCQQSQNASAPPRAIAPGVGPISGLAPAAANNRQSGGEGRTSGRSGMDPFHHTWVPPPAVPPGSSMKQKISLGNDPSPTRGAMFSGSNYLGQSSGSSRRAFYSSSRDMVSEADLSRTSTAEVSPGTFRKVSSSQRSSPFSSLEPKYTSAGRNPNIKNYESTLKGIQRLSFDDEERIQY